In Geminocystis sp. NIES-3709, a single genomic region encodes these proteins:
- a CDS encoding TVP38/TMEM64 family protein — protein sequence MEIFEHINNFLSNINDSIAQWGAWGVVGFIFIYIIATIVLIPGSALTLGAGLIFGVVKGSILVSIGSVTGATLAFLIGRYFLRGWVEKQIETQPKFRSIDAAVAKEGWKIVALTRLSPLFPFVFLNYAFSLTKVSLRDFFFASWFGMLPGTIMYVYIGSIPKTALEATTGNTDTLRLILNMVGFIATVAVTIYITKIAKKVLDEEQKEISSEASK from the coding sequence ATGGAAATCTTTGAACACATCAACAATTTTTTAAGTAATATTAATGATTCGATCGCTCAATGGGGAGCTTGGGGGGTTGTAGGATTTATATTTATCTATATCATCGCCACGATCGTATTAATTCCAGGATCTGCGCTAACATTAGGTGCTGGATTAATTTTTGGAGTAGTCAAAGGATCTATCTTAGTATCGATCGGATCCGTTACTGGTGCAACCCTTGCTTTTTTAATCGGACGTTATTTTTTGAGGGGATGGGTAGAAAAACAAATTGAAACTCAACCTAAGTTTAGATCGATCGATGCCGCAGTGGCAAAAGAAGGATGGAAAATAGTTGCTTTAACACGATTATCTCCCCTTTTTCCTTTTGTATTTTTAAATTATGCTTTTAGCCTGACAAAAGTATCCTTAAGAGATTTTTTCTTTGCTTCATGGTTTGGAATGCTACCCGGTACAATCATGTACGTTTATATTGGTTCAATACCCAAAACTGCCCTAGAAGCCACAACGGGGAATACTGATACATTACGTTTGATCCTTAATATGGTCGGCTTTATTGCCACGGTTGCAGTAACCATTTATATTACTAAAATAGCCAAAAAAGTTCTTGATGAAGAACAAAAAGAGATAAGCTCAGAGGCATCTAAGTAG